One window of the Archangium primigenium genome contains the following:
- a CDS encoding penicillin-binding transpeptidase domain-containing protein, which produces MRDFKTTRAPEPNTQWMRLRVKLLAGFFVCLLMAAFGRAVFLQVVERDKLRGMAQDQYVRQIEIPARRGDIFDRRGSPLAQSVEVDSIWVDPSLLPDVKDTARALARTLKLDPNDVLNRLTRGRRFAWVKRQVTPREVEAVKALGLPGFGFTKEPKRFYPQRELGAHVVGMVGLDGHGLEGLEMAFEDELSGQNSRLSGFRDAKGRKLLMTGAPDTQDRQGATVTLTLDRHLQYVAEKALSRAVVDAQATAGMAIVMDPLTGELLAIANEPRFNPNAPEKQARAGMRNRAALDAIEPGSTMKSFVVAAALEQKVIKPEDSFFCENGSWRVGKHTIHDTHEHGWLTPKGVLQVSSNICSAKIAQLLGRERFVKSYRDFGFGERTGLSLPGESRGAIPFPKAEVSLATQAFGQGMTATAVQMAAAWSALANGGVLMRPYLVSKVVDPDGVVLLENRPTEVRRVISPQTARTVVSMLESVVVKGGTATKAAMEDYRVAGKTGTAQKVDPVAGGYSDKRIASFVGVLPAENPRAVILVIVDEPKTDVYGGTVAAPAFKEIATAAMAHLAVPPSREVPLPSSAVLAAAVPAPAAKAVAARAVVEEVVTENVEPGSVRVPDVMGQAGREAVTKLLSAALEPQLSGSGRVVAQTPAAGSLVEKGARVTLELATRQ; this is translated from the coding sequence GTGCGGCAGATCGAGATTCCCGCCCGGCGCGGGGACATCTTCGATCGGCGCGGCTCGCCCCTGGCCCAGAGCGTGGAGGTGGACTCCATCTGGGTGGATCCCTCCCTGCTGCCGGACGTGAAGGACACGGCGCGCGCGCTGGCCCGCACGCTCAAGCTCGACCCGAACGACGTGCTCAACCGGCTCACCCGGGGCCGGCGCTTCGCCTGGGTCAAGCGCCAGGTGACGCCGCGCGAGGTGGAGGCGGTCAAGGCCCTGGGGCTGCCGGGGTTCGGCTTCACCAAGGAGCCCAAGCGCTTCTATCCCCAGCGGGAGCTGGGCGCGCACGTGGTGGGCATGGTGGGCCTGGATGGCCACGGCCTCGAGGGCCTGGAGATGGCCTTCGAGGACGAGCTGTCCGGCCAGAACTCGCGCCTGTCGGGCTTCCGGGACGCCAAGGGCCGCAAGCTGCTGATGACGGGCGCGCCGGACACCCAGGATCGCCAGGGCGCCACCGTGACGCTCACCCTGGATCGGCACCTGCAATACGTGGCCGAGAAGGCGCTCTCGCGCGCGGTGGTGGACGCCCAGGCCACCGCCGGCATGGCCATCGTGATGGATCCGCTCACCGGGGAGCTGCTCGCCATCGCCAACGAGCCGCGCTTCAACCCCAACGCCCCGGAGAAGCAGGCGCGCGCCGGCATGCGCAACCGCGCCGCGCTGGACGCCATCGAGCCGGGCTCGACGATGAAGTCCTTCGTCGTGGCGGCCGCCCTGGAACAGAAGGTCATCAAGCCCGAGGACTCCTTCTTCTGCGAGAACGGCTCCTGGCGCGTGGGCAAGCACACCATCCACGACACCCACGAGCACGGCTGGCTCACCCCGAAGGGCGTGCTGCAGGTGTCCTCCAACATCTGCTCGGCGAAGATCGCCCAGCTGCTCGGCCGCGAGCGCTTCGTGAAGAGCTACCGGGACTTCGGCTTCGGCGAGCGCACGGGCCTGTCCCTGCCCGGCGAGAGCCGGGGCGCCATCCCCTTTCCCAAGGCGGAAGTGTCCCTGGCGACCCAGGCCTTCGGCCAGGGCATGACGGCCACCGCCGTGCAGATGGCGGCGGCCTGGAGCGCGCTGGCCAACGGCGGCGTGCTGATGCGGCCCTACCTGGTGTCCAAGGTGGTGGACCCGGACGGGGTGGTGTTGCTGGAGAACCGTCCCACCGAGGTCCGGCGTGTCATTTCCCCCCAGACGGCCCGCACGGTGGTATCCATGCTCGAGAGCGTGGTGGTCAAGGGGGGAACCGCGACGAAGGCGGCCATGGAAGATTACCGCGTGGCGGGCAAGACAGGCACCGCCCAGAAGGTGGACCCCGTGGCTGGAGGGTACTCGGACAAGCGCATCGCTTCCTTCGTCGGCGTGTTGCCTGCCGAAAATCCGCGCGCGGTCATCCTCGTGATTGTGGACGAGCCGAAAACAGACGTGTACGGGGGAACCGTGGCCGCTCCCGCATTCAAGGAAATAGCTACCGCCGCCATGGCGCACTTGGCCGTCCCGCCTTCGCGGGAGGTGCCGTTGCCGTCCTCCGCCGTGTTGGCGGCGGCCGTGCCGGCTCCCGCGGCCAAGGCGGTGGCGGCGCGGGCCGTGGTGGAAGAGGTCGTCACCGAGAACGTGGAGCCGGGCTCCGTCCGCGTTCCGGATGTCATGGGTCAGGCAGGACGCGAGGCGGTGACGAAGCTGCTCTCCGCGGCCCTGGAGCCACAATTGTCAGGTAGTGGACGCGTGGTAGCGCAGACTCCCGCCGCCGGTTCGCTGGTGGAGAAGGGTGCGCGGGTGACGCTGGAACTGGCGACGCGGCAATGA
- a CDS encoding UDP-N-acetylmuramoyl-L-alanyl-D-glutamate--2,6-diaminopimelate ligase, translating to MKLTDVLAGCGAEQTSGGRTPVDVTGVSQDSRKVKPGDLFVAVPGTKEDGAQFVGEAVSRGAVAVVSEKPLSSQVPYFKVSNARKALALIAANFYGRPADQLSVLAVTGTNGKTTTSYLLEAMAAAAYTSTGVIGTLGYKFNGETHPTAHTTPEPLELHRILRQMVDAGVETVVMEVSSHALLQERVHGITFKAAAFTNLTRDHLDYHKDLEEYFQAKRKLFVENLSQSGVAVVNGDDTYATRIYTELRGQKRMAWKFSRQGNGEISCAGVEFTLKGIQGTLKTPAGDIPVKSRLLGGHNLENILAAAGLALGAGFARRKDVQTGIERMAGVAGRMERVENHGPPAGAPAVLVDYAHTDDALKRALEAARAMAKGRVIVVFGCGGERDPGKRPLMGAAAAEGADLSILTSDNPRNENPEDIIAQVTPGMEKGGLRRISAGKAKSGEKGYLVETDRKAAIETAISLAKEDDVVLIAGKGHETSQTIGSEKRAFDDREVAARVLAIRTP from the coding sequence ATGAAGCTGACGGATGTCCTCGCAGGGTGTGGTGCCGAGCAGACCTCGGGCGGCCGGACCCCGGTCGATGTGACGGGGGTGTCGCAGGACTCGCGCAAGGTGAAGCCGGGTGACCTGTTCGTCGCCGTGCCTGGCACGAAGGAGGACGGCGCCCAGTTCGTGGGTGAAGCCGTGTCTCGCGGTGCCGTGGCGGTGGTGTCGGAGAAGCCGCTGTCCTCGCAGGTCCCTTACTTCAAGGTGTCCAACGCCCGGAAGGCCCTGGCGCTCATCGCCGCCAACTTCTACGGCCGCCCCGCGGATCAGCTCTCCGTGCTGGCCGTCACGGGCACCAATGGCAAGACGACCACGAGCTATCTGCTCGAGGCCATGGCCGCCGCGGCCTACACGTCCACGGGCGTGATTGGCACGCTGGGCTACAAGTTCAACGGCGAGACGCATCCCACCGCCCACACCACGCCCGAGCCCTTGGAGCTGCACCGCATCCTCCGCCAGATGGTGGACGCGGGCGTGGAGACGGTGGTGATGGAGGTGTCCAGCCACGCGCTCTTGCAGGAGCGCGTGCACGGCATCACCTTCAAGGCCGCCGCCTTCACCAACCTCACGCGCGACCACCTCGACTACCACAAGGACCTGGAGGAGTACTTCCAGGCCAAGCGCAAGCTGTTCGTGGAGAACCTCTCCCAGAGCGGCGTGGCGGTGGTCAACGGCGACGACACCTACGCCACGCGCATCTACACCGAGCTGCGCGGCCAGAAGCGCATGGCGTGGAAGTTCAGCCGCCAGGGCAACGGGGAGATCTCCTGCGCGGGCGTGGAGTTCACGCTCAAGGGCATCCAGGGCACGCTCAAGACGCCCGCGGGTGACATCCCGGTGAAGAGCCGGCTGCTCGGCGGGCACAACCTGGAGAACATCCTGGCGGCGGCCGGCCTGGCGCTCGGCGCGGGCTTCGCGCGGCGCAAGGACGTGCAGACGGGCATCGAGCGCATGGCCGGCGTGGCCGGGCGCATGGAGCGCGTGGAGAACCACGGTCCCCCGGCGGGCGCGCCCGCGGTGCTCGTGGACTACGCGCACACGGATGACGCCCTCAAGCGCGCGCTGGAGGCGGCGCGGGCCATGGCCAAGGGCCGGGTCATCGTGGTGTTCGGCTGCGGCGGCGAGCGCGATCCCGGCAAGCGGCCCCTCATGGGCGCCGCGGCGGCCGAGGGTGCCGACCTGTCCATCCTCACGAGCGACAACCCGCGCAACGAGAACCCCGAGGACATCATCGCCCAGGTGACGCCGGGCATGGAGAAGGGCGGCCTGCGCCGCATCTCCGCGGGCAAGGCCAAGAGCGGCGAGAAGGGCTACCTCGTGGAGACGGACCGCAAGGCCGCCATCGAGACGGCCATCTCGCTGGCCAAGGAGGACGACGTGGTCCTCATCGCGGGCAAGGGGCACGAGACGTCCCAGACCATCGGGAGCGAGAAGCGCGCCTTCGATGACCGCGAGGTGGCGGCGCGGGTGCTCGCCATCCGCACCCCGTAG
- a CDS encoding UDP-N-acetylmuramoyl-tripeptide--D-alanyl-D-alanine ligase has translation MAVTFSDEQVVRATGAIRRGAPAAEFQAVCTDTRALAPGCLFVALQGERFDAHDFLAQAAQAGAGGAVVKRGRALPPLPEGFTLYEVEDTLQALGALGRAWRERFRIPVGAVGGSNGKTTTKEMVGAILSTRGPALKTEGNFNNEIGLPLTLFRLEPTHVAAVVELGMNQPGEMTRLTRVARPDAAVITVVQPEHLEGLGSLEGVAEAEGEMFRELPPESVAVVNLDDALIAAQAARSRARQLTFGRHAEAQVRLVRVEPRGRQGLDMTVRCQGQDWPVRLGFVGEHNALNATGAFALAVALGYAPEACVEGLERARPYARRLNVVDAPHGVTVVDDCYNANPASMGAALDTLRSLVGEGGRAVAVLGDMLELGPGELEEHARLGVLASGRAELVAFFGPRSREGLGAAGLGERAAHFTEVEPLLAWLQPKLKAGDVVLVKASRGMRLERVVAGLTGVTSAAGGH, from the coding sequence ATGGCCGTGACATTCTCGGATGAGCAGGTGGTGCGCGCGACCGGAGCCATCCGGCGCGGCGCACCGGCGGCGGAGTTCCAGGCCGTCTGCACGGACACGCGGGCGCTCGCGCCCGGGTGTCTCTTCGTGGCGCTGCAGGGCGAGCGCTTCGATGCACACGACTTCCTGGCTCAAGCGGCCCAGGCGGGGGCCGGCGGCGCGGTGGTCAAGCGTGGCCGGGCCTTGCCCCCGCTCCCCGAGGGCTTCACGCTCTATGAGGTGGAGGACACGCTCCAGGCGCTCGGCGCCCTGGGGCGTGCCTGGCGCGAGCGCTTCCGGATTCCGGTGGGCGCGGTCGGGGGCTCCAACGGCAAGACGACCACCAAGGAAATGGTGGGCGCCATCCTCTCCACGCGCGGCCCCGCGCTGAAGACGGAAGGCAACTTCAACAACGAGATTGGCCTGCCCCTCACGCTCTTCCGCCTGGAGCCCACGCACGTGGCGGCGGTGGTGGAGCTGGGCATGAACCAGCCCGGGGAGATGACGCGGCTCACGCGGGTGGCGCGCCCGGACGCGGCCGTCATCACCGTGGTGCAGCCCGAGCACCTCGAGGGCCTGGGCAGCCTCGAGGGCGTGGCCGAGGCCGAGGGCGAGATGTTCCGCGAGCTGCCGCCCGAGTCCGTGGCGGTGGTGAACCTGGACGACGCGCTCATCGCCGCCCAGGCGGCGCGGAGCCGGGCCCGTCAGCTGACGTTCGGGCGGCACGCCGAGGCCCAGGTGCGGCTCGTGCGCGTGGAGCCCCGGGGCCGTCAGGGTCTGGACATGACGGTGCGCTGCCAGGGCCAGGACTGGCCGGTGCGGCTGGGCTTCGTGGGCGAGCACAACGCGCTCAACGCCACGGGCGCCTTCGCCCTGGCGGTGGCGCTGGGCTACGCGCCCGAGGCGTGCGTGGAAGGACTGGAGCGGGCGCGGCCGTACGCGCGTCGGCTCAACGTGGTGGACGCCCCGCACGGCGTCACCGTGGTGGACGACTGCTACAACGCCAACCCGGCCTCCATGGGCGCCGCGCTGGACACGCTCCGCTCGCTGGTGGGTGAGGGCGGTCGGGCGGTGGCGGTGCTCGGCGACATGCTGGAGCTCGGGCCCGGGGAGCTGGAGGAGCATGCGCGGCTGGGCGTGCTCGCGTCCGGCCGGGCGGAGCTGGTGGCGTTTTTCGGGCCGCGCTCGCGCGAGGGCCTGGGCGCGGCGGGCCTGGGCGAGCGGGCCGCCCATTTCACCGAGGTGGAGCCCCTGTTGGCGTGGCTCCAGCCCAAGCTCAAGGCGGGAGACGTGGTGCTGGTCAAGGCGAGCCGTGGCATGCGGCTGGAGCGCGTGGTGGCGGGTCTCACCGGCGTGACGTCGGCGGCGGGGGGACACTAG
- the mraY gene encoding phospho-N-acetylmuramoyl-pentapeptide-transferase produces the protein MLILLYEWLKDTDSGRLLNFLRYPTFRIIAAGVASLLLGMFVGPRLIEALRLKQHGQSNVREHTPDTHKKKKGTPTMGGALILLCIAVGTIIFADLRSRAVWAALLLTLGYGFIGFLDDWLKLSKRNSKGLAGRYKMVLQTVFFLVAVFGFMCTWSGPDGAFTGPRLLIDTRLTLPFVPTHRFNPDFGWFYVFFAWFVVVGTSNAVNITDGLDGLAIMPTIIAASTFAVLCYVAGSSIRLSDVETVDGAARLVGIPLWRYLGVPQVPGGAELSIFCASIVGAGISFLWFNAYPASVFMGDIGSLALGGALGGLAVLSKNEVVSAIIHGVFFAEILSVMIQVTSFKLTGKRVFKMAPVHHHFELKGIAEPKIIVRFWIVAILCGGVALLSLKLR, from the coding sequence GTGCTCATCCTCCTGTACGAGTGGCTCAAGGACACGGACTCGGGGCGGCTGCTCAACTTCCTGCGCTACCCCACCTTCCGCATCATCGCCGCGGGCGTGGCCTCGCTGCTGCTGGGCATGTTCGTGGGTCCCCGGCTCATCGAGGCCCTGCGGCTCAAGCAGCACGGGCAGAGCAACGTGCGCGAGCACACCCCGGACACGCACAAGAAGAAGAAGGGCACGCCCACCATGGGGGGCGCGCTCATCCTCCTGTGCATCGCCGTGGGCACCATCATCTTCGCGGACCTGCGCAGCCGCGCGGTGTGGGCGGCCCTGCTGCTCACGCTCGGCTACGGCTTCATCGGCTTCCTGGACGACTGGCTCAAGCTGTCCAAGCGCAACTCCAAGGGCCTCGCGGGCCGCTACAAGATGGTCCTGCAGACCGTCTTCTTCCTCGTGGCCGTGTTCGGCTTCATGTGCACGTGGTCGGGGCCGGATGGGGCCTTCACCGGGCCCCGGCTGCTCATCGACACGCGGCTCACGCTGCCCTTCGTGCCCACGCACCGCTTCAACCCGGACTTCGGCTGGTTCTACGTGTTCTTCGCGTGGTTCGTCGTGGTGGGCACCTCCAACGCCGTCAACATCACCGACGGCCTGGATGGCCTGGCCATCATGCCCACCATCATCGCCGCCAGCACCTTCGCGGTGCTCTGCTACGTGGCGGGCTCCTCCATCCGCCTGTCGGACGTGGAGACGGTGGATGGCGCGGCGCGGCTGGTGGGCATTCCCCTGTGGCGCTACCTCGGCGTGCCCCAGGTGCCCGGCGGCGCGGAGCTGTCCATCTTCTGCGCCAGCATCGTGGGCGCGGGCATCTCCTTCCTCTGGTTCAACGCCTACCCGGCCTCCGTCTTCATGGGCGACATCGGCTCGCTCGCGCTGGGCGGGGCGCTCGGTGGCCTCGCCGTGCTGTCCAAGAACGAGGTCGTCTCCGCCATCATCCACGGGGTCTTCTTCGCGGAGATCCTCAGCGTGATGATCCAGGTGACCTCCTTCAAGCTCACCGGCAAGCGCGTCTTCAAGATGGCGCCCGTGCACCACCACTTCGAGCTCAAGGGAATCGCCGAGCCGAAGATCATCGTGCGCTTCTGGATCGTCGCCATCCTCTGTGGTGGCGTGGCCCTGCTGTCACTCAAGTTGCGCTAG
- the murD gene encoding UDP-N-acetylmuramoyl-L-alanine--D-glutamate ligase, with protein sequence MTPDLLRDSKVAVYGLAKSGVAAIRLLVEKGARVTAVDARSPEALGATARELQYLGVTLVTAPPAPGLLEAHQLVVVSPGVPLALPELQAARRAGVPVWGEVELAGRFLAHVPLFGITGTNGKSTTTALTGELFAQGGGRTFVGGNLGRPFTEAALTPEGWDALVVELSSFQLEGIDTLRPRGAALLNLTPDHIDRYADHAAYGAAKARIWRAQRDADFVVVNADDADVMRLAESAPGRVYGFSLTGQPVADAPRLVGLAVARPGGFLFEGVGEPGEAFTLTNRALRGGHNTQNAMAAALLARLGGVPHAAVQAGLDRYPGLPHRLESVRVLEGVEWVNDSKATNVDSVLVALRAFSRDVVLIAGGKGKGAPYAPMVEEGRGKVKAVLTIGQDAPLLAEAYTGVAPVHACGTLEEAVRQARALARAGDTILLSPACASYDQFQNFEHRGDTFKRLVGEL encoded by the coding sequence ATGACGCCCGACTTGCTGCGGGACTCGAAGGTGGCCGTGTACGGCCTGGCCAAGAGCGGCGTGGCCGCCATCCGTCTGCTCGTGGAGAAGGGCGCGCGGGTGACGGCCGTCGACGCCCGCTCCCCGGAGGCCCTGGGCGCCACGGCGCGCGAGCTCCAGTACCTGGGTGTCACGCTCGTCACCGCGCCGCCCGCGCCGGGCCTGCTCGAGGCGCACCAGCTGGTGGTGGTGAGCCCCGGGGTGCCGCTCGCGCTGCCGGAGCTCCAGGCCGCGCGGCGCGCGGGCGTGCCCGTGTGGGGCGAGGTGGAGCTGGCCGGACGCTTCCTCGCGCACGTGCCGCTCTTCGGCATCACCGGCACCAACGGCAAGAGCACCACCACGGCGCTCACCGGCGAGCTGTTCGCCCAGGGCGGTGGACGCACGTTCGTGGGTGGCAACCTCGGCCGTCCCTTCACCGAGGCGGCCCTGACGCCCGAGGGCTGGGACGCGCTGGTGGTGGAGCTGTCCAGCTTCCAGCTCGAGGGCATCGACACGCTGCGGCCCCGGGGCGCCGCGCTGCTCAACCTCACGCCGGACCACATCGACCGGTACGCGGACCACGCGGCCTACGGCGCGGCCAAGGCCCGCATCTGGCGCGCGCAGCGGGACGCGGACTTCGTGGTGGTCAACGCGGATGACGCGGACGTGATGCGGCTGGCCGAGTCCGCGCCCGGCCGCGTCTACGGCTTCAGCCTCACGGGTCAGCCGGTGGCGGACGCGCCGCGGCTCGTGGGGCTCGCGGTGGCCCGGCCCGGAGGCTTCCTCTTCGAGGGCGTGGGAGAGCCGGGCGAGGCCTTCACGCTCACCAACCGCGCGCTGCGCGGCGGCCACAACACACAGAACGCCATGGCGGCGGCGCTCCTGGCCCGGCTCGGCGGCGTGCCCCACGCGGCGGTGCAGGCGGGGCTCGACCGCTACCCGGGCCTGCCGCACCGGCTGGAGAGCGTGCGCGTGCTGGAGGGCGTGGAGTGGGTGAACGACTCCAAGGCCACCAACGTGGATTCGGTGCTGGTGGCGTTGCGCGCGTTTTCCCGGGATGTGGTGCTCATCGCCGGGGGCAAGGGCAAGGGCGCGCCGTACGCGCCCATGGTGGAGGAGGGGCGGGGCAAGGTGAAGGCGGTGCTGACCATCGGTCAGGACGCGCCCCTGCTCGCCGAGGCCTACACCGGGGTGGCGCCCGTGCACGCCTGTGGAACGCTCGAGGAAGCCGTGCGTCAAGCCCGTGCGCTGGCGCGGGCGGGAGACACCATTCTTTTGTCACCCGCATGTGCGTCCTATGATCAGTTCCAGAACTTCGAGCACCGGGGCGACACCTTCAAGCGCCTCGTAGGGGAACTCTGA
- the ftsW gene encoding putative lipid II flippase FtsW, producing the protein MKAAASVSAAPVRFDALLLCAVLSLVSLGLVMVYSASAVMAEDKLGDSFYFLNRQLMAVGMGVVAMAVGMKVGWRRLARLAYPLLLVTLVLLVLVLIPGIGTTVGGARRWIRLPGFGLQPAEVAKFAWVVYLSYSLAKKREKVASFSVGFLPHLLLCGLLVGLCMLQPDFGSSVLLVFLLFALLFAAGTKLSYLVGSVLLALPLAYAAIATSPYRMKRVLAFLDPWAHRHDIGYQVAESLMSIGSGGLTGLGLGDGRQKLFFLPEAHTDFIFAIIGEELGLLGVGVLVALYAVIIWRGVRASLAAPEVFGTYLGLGITSIIAFQATVNMCVAMGLLPTKGLTLPFVSYGGSSLVVLMGAAGVLLSLSASAQPVGGARVTRTGGDLREVAA; encoded by the coding sequence ATGAAGGCCGCTGCTTCCGTGTCCGCCGCCCCCGTGCGGTTCGACGCGCTGCTGTTGTGTGCCGTGTTGTCCCTCGTGTCGCTGGGCCTGGTGATGGTGTACTCGGCCAGCGCCGTCATGGCGGAGGACAAGCTGGGCGACAGCTTCTACTTCCTCAACCGCCAGCTCATGGCGGTGGGCATGGGCGTGGTGGCGATGGCGGTGGGCATGAAGGTGGGCTGGCGGCGCCTGGCGCGGCTCGCCTATCCGCTCTTGCTGGTGACGCTGGTGCTGCTCGTGCTGGTGCTCATCCCCGGCATCGGCACCACGGTGGGCGGCGCGCGCCGGTGGATCCGCCTGCCGGGCTTCGGCCTGCAGCCGGCCGAGGTGGCCAAGTTCGCCTGGGTCGTCTACCTGTCCTACTCGCTGGCCAAGAAGCGCGAGAAGGTGGCGTCGTTCTCCGTGGGCTTCCTGCCGCACCTCTTGCTGTGTGGCCTGCTGGTGGGGCTGTGCATGCTCCAGCCGGACTTCGGCAGCTCGGTGTTGTTGGTGTTCCTCCTGTTCGCGCTGCTCTTCGCCGCGGGCACCAAGCTGAGCTACCTGGTGGGCTCGGTGCTCCTGGCGCTGCCCCTGGCCTACGCGGCCATCGCCACGAGCCCCTACCGGATGAAGCGCGTGCTGGCCTTCCTGGATCCGTGGGCCCACCGGCACGACATCGGCTACCAGGTGGCCGAGTCCCTCATGTCCATCGGCTCCGGCGGCCTCACCGGGCTGGGGCTGGGCGATGGGCGGCAGAAGCTCTTCTTCCTGCCCGAGGCGCACACGGACTTCATCTTCGCCATCATCGGCGAGGAGCTGGGCCTGCTCGGGGTGGGGGTGCTGGTGGCGCTCTACGCCGTCATCATCTGGCGCGGCGTCCGGGCGAGCCTCGCGGCGCCGGAGGTGTTCGGCACCTACCTGGGGCTGGGCATCACCTCCATCATCGCCTTCCAGGCCACGGTGAACATGTGCGTGGCCATGGGCTTGCTGCCGACCAAGGGCCTGACCCTGCCGTTCGTCTCCTACGGGGGCTCTTCCCTGGTGGTGTTGATGGGGGCGGCCGGTGTATTGCTCTCGCTCAGTGCCAGCGCGCAGCCCGTGGGTGGGGCCCGCGTGACGCGCACCGGTGGTGACTTGAGGGAGGTGGCGGCGTGA
- the murG gene encoding undecaprenyldiphospho-muramoylpentapeptide beta-N-acetylglucosaminyltransferase has translation MKVLIAGGGTGGHLYPGIALAEEVVTRHHANKVVFVGTERGLEARVVPREGYPLETIRAQGLKGKGLVGLLKGIFLLPLALFESFRILREHKPDVVVGVGGYSSGPVVLVAALMGIPTAIQEQNALPGLTNKVLGRFARVVFTAFAGAGAFFPARKVQLVGNPIRRKLMDNFLLAHVAQDTFSLLVFGGSLGARGINQRMLDALDHLGDLKGQLRIVHQTGKNDLESVRQGYAARGFEAQVVEFIDDMSSAYAEASLVVCRAGATTLAELMVAKKASILIPFPFATDDHQAVNAQEMVSAGAALMFREAGLTGEKLAAEIRRLKDEPERLRQMEKKAGLLGRPEAAKELADVLVDLMVKKYGPDGRAEARGEDPRAKPPPKKKTDGGGKPTDGNEKQARGE, from the coding sequence GTGAAGGTGCTCATCGCGGGTGGCGGTACGGGCGGTCATCTCTACCCGGGCATCGCCCTGGCCGAGGAGGTGGTGACGCGGCACCACGCCAACAAGGTGGTGTTCGTGGGCACCGAGCGCGGCCTGGAGGCCCGGGTGGTGCCCCGCGAGGGCTACCCCCTGGAGACCATCCGCGCCCAGGGGCTCAAGGGCAAGGGGCTGGTCGGCCTGCTCAAGGGCATCTTCCTCTTGCCCCTGGCCCTGTTCGAGTCCTTCCGCATCCTGCGCGAGCACAAGCCGGACGTGGTGGTGGGGGTGGGCGGCTACTCGAGCGGGCCGGTGGTGCTCGTGGCGGCGCTGATGGGCATTCCCACCGCCATCCAGGAGCAGAACGCGCTGCCGGGCCTCACCAACAAGGTGCTCGGCCGCTTCGCGCGCGTCGTCTTCACCGCGTTCGCGGGGGCGGGGGCCTTCTTTCCCGCCCGCAAGGTGCAGCTCGTGGGCAACCCCATCCGCCGCAAGCTGATGGACAACTTCCTGCTCGCGCACGTGGCCCAGGACACCTTCTCCCTGCTCGTCTTCGGCGGCAGCCTGGGCGCGCGCGGCATCAACCAGCGCATGCTCGACGCCCTGGACCACCTGGGCGACCTCAAGGGCCAGCTGCGCATCGTCCACCAGACGGGCAAGAACGACCTGGAGTCCGTGCGCCAGGGCTACGCGGCCCGGGGCTTCGAGGCCCAGGTGGTGGAATTCATCGACGACATGTCCAGCGCCTACGCCGAGGCCTCGCTCGTCGTGTGCCGCGCGGGCGCCACCACGCTCGCCGAGCTGATGGTGGCCAAGAAGGCCAGCATCCTCATCCCTTTCCCCTTCGCCACGGACGACCACCAGGCCGTCAACGCCCAGGAGATGGTGTCCGCGGGCGCCGCGCTCATGTTCCGCGAGGCGGGGCTCACCGGGGAGAAGCTGGCCGCGGAGATCCGCCGCCTCAAGGACGAGCCGGAGCGGCTGCGGCAGATGGAGAAGAAGGCGGGTCTGCTCGGCCGTCCCGAGGCCGCCAAGGAGCTGGCCGACGTGCTCGTGGACCTGATGGTGAAGAAGTACGGTCCGGACGGGCGCGCCGAGGCCCGGGGGGAGGATCCCCGCGCCAAGCCCCCGCCCAAGAAGAAAACCGACGGTGGCGGCAAGCCGACGGATGGCAACGAAAAGCAGGCTCGAGGAGAGTAG